A genomic region of Phragmites australis chromosome 2, lpPhrAust1.1, whole genome shotgun sequence contains the following coding sequences:
- the LOC133909152 gene encoding uncharacterized protein LOC133909152 isoform X3, producing the protein MRARMEAAAERHEASSRVFPRVPVSPPPPATASRSLILRSSPFRPQMETKKSSAQHQPRAMEPKKPSPRGAGAAAAATTEAESPLTSLFYPPAHGANGKDKDLYSILYKEQSGSAQADMTVQGGQEGSSHRFSWRLVARLILLLSGFGGLSLENKVLYGRS; encoded by the exons ATGCGGGCACGCATGGAGGCCGCTGCAGAGCGCCACGAGGCGAGCAGTCGAGTGTTCCCTAGAGTCCCCGTCTCTCCGCCACCGCCTGCAACCGCTTCACGTTCCCTAATCCTTCGCAGCTCCCCTTTCCGACCCCAAATGGAAACCAAGAAGTCCTCTGCTCAGCACCAGCCCCGCGCCATGGAGCCTAAAAAACCCTCTCCCCGCGGCGCcggggccgcggccgccgcgacCACCGAAGCCGAGTCCCCGTTGACCAGCCTGTTCTACCCACCGGCGCACGGG GCAAATGGGAAAGATAAGGACCTGTACAGCATCCTCTACAAAGAGCAGAGCGGGAGTGCACAAGCTGACATGACAG TACAAGGTGGACAAGAAGGATCCAGCCACAGATTCTCATGGCGATTGGTGGCAAG gCTCATTTTACTACTAAGTGGATTTGGTGGCCTGTCCCTTGAGAACAAG GTTCTTTATGGCAGGAGCTAA
- the LOC133909152 gene encoding uncharacterized protein LOC133909152 isoform X1 encodes MEAAAERHEASSRVFPRVPVSPPPPATASRSLILRSSPFRPQMETKKSSAQHQPRAMEPKKPSPRGAGAAAAATTEAESPLTSLFYPPAHGANGKDKDLYSILYKEQSGSAQADMTGNGKTQWTPSKSHTAYAKDSKHSQPYDPVDTSCFGSSVHYGGRDYFYGSSTTKQATKSSNDYKVDKKDPATDSHGDWWQGSFYY; translated from the exons ATGGAGGCCGCTGCAGAGCGCCACGAGGCGAGCAGTCGAGTGTTCCCTAGAGTCCCCGTCTCTCCGCCACCGCCTGCAACCGCTTCACGTTCCCTAATCCTTCGCAGCTCCCCTTTCCGACCCCAAATGGAAACCAAGAAGTCCTCTGCTCAGCACCAGCCCCGCGCCATGGAGCCTAAAAAACCCTCTCCCCGCGGCGCcggggccgcggccgccgcgacCACCGAAGCCGAGTCCCCGTTGACCAGCCTGTTCTACCCACCGGCGCACGGG GCAAATGGGAAAGATAAGGACCTGTACAGCATCCTCTACAAAGAGCAGAGCGGGAGTGCACAAGCTGACATGACAGGTA ATGGTAAAACCCAGTGGACTCCTTCCAAAAGTCATACCGCATACGCCAAGGATAGTAAACATTCACAGCCATATGATCCAGTTGATACGTCTTGTTTTGGATCGTCTGTGCATTATGGTGGCCGAGATTATTTCTACGGCAGCTCTACAACCAAGCAAGCCACAAAATCCTCcaatgat TACAAGGTGGACAAGAAGGATCCAGCCACAGATTCTCATGGCGATTGGTGGCAAG gCTCATTTTACTACTAA
- the LOC133910162 gene encoding universal stress protein PHOS32-like has product MAERRIGVAMDFSASSKKALRWAADNLLRKGDTLVLLHIRHHGRDEAMNVPWSRTGSPLIPLEELMEPAVRQRYDVPEDPEAFDMLNAVARQKELCVVVKMYWGDPREKVCDAVGELHLESLVMGSRGLGQIQRILLGSVTNYVLSNASCPVTVVKSK; this is encoded by the exons ATGGCGGAGCGGAGGATCGGCGTGGCGATGGACTTCTCGGCGAGCAGCAAGAAGGCGCTAAGGTGGGCGGCCGACAATCTGCTCCGCAAGGGCGACACCCTCGTGCTGCTCCACATCCGGCACCACGGCCGCGACGAGGCCATGAACGTCCCCTGGTCCCGCACCGGATCGC CGCTGATCCCGCTGGAGGAGCTCATGGAGCCGGCGGTGAGGCAGCGCTACGACGTGCCGGAGGACCCCGAGGCGTTCGACATGCTCAACGCCGTGGCCCGGCAGAAGGAG CTGTGCGTGGTGGTGAAGATGTATTGGGGCGACCCGAGGGAGAAGGTGTGCGACGCGGTTGGTGAGCTCCATCTCGAGTCGCTCGTCATGGGCAGCCGTGGCCTCGGCCAGATCCAAAG GATTCTGCTGGGAAGTGTGACGAACTATGTGCTGTCGAATGCATCATGCCCTGTGACGGTCGTAAAGTCAAAGTAG
- the LOC133909152 gene encoding uncharacterized protein LOC133909152 isoform X2: MEAAAERHEASSRVFPRVPVSPPPPATASRSLILRSSPFRPQMETKKSSAQHQPRAMEPKKPSPRGAGAAAAATTEAESPLTSLFYPPAHGANGKDKDLYSILYKEQSGSAQADMTDGKTQWTPSKSHTAYAKDSKHSQPYDPVDTSCFGSSVHYGGRDYFYGSSTTKQATKSSNDYKVDKKDPATDSHGDWWQGSFYY, translated from the exons ATGGAGGCCGCTGCAGAGCGCCACGAGGCGAGCAGTCGAGTGTTCCCTAGAGTCCCCGTCTCTCCGCCACCGCCTGCAACCGCTTCACGTTCCCTAATCCTTCGCAGCTCCCCTTTCCGACCCCAAATGGAAACCAAGAAGTCCTCTGCTCAGCACCAGCCCCGCGCCATGGAGCCTAAAAAACCCTCTCCCCGCGGCGCcggggccgcggccgccgcgacCACCGAAGCCGAGTCCCCGTTGACCAGCCTGTTCTACCCACCGGCGCACGGG GCAAATGGGAAAGATAAGGACCTGTACAGCATCCTCTACAAAGAGCAGAGCGGGAGTGCACAAGCTGACATGACAG ATGGTAAAACCCAGTGGACTCCTTCCAAAAGTCATACCGCATACGCCAAGGATAGTAAACATTCACAGCCATATGATCCAGTTGATACGTCTTGTTTTGGATCGTCTGTGCATTATGGTGGCCGAGATTATTTCTACGGCAGCTCTACAACCAAGCAAGCCACAAAATCCTCcaatgat TACAAGGTGGACAAGAAGGATCCAGCCACAGATTCTCATGGCGATTGGTGGCAAG gCTCATTTTACTACTAA
- the LOC133909154 gene encoding rop guanine nucleotide exchange factor 7-like, with the protein MGSAEEERKAGSEAAFTDSADGSSSSSDAASTDEGPPVAPAPATRKAGCCASDTEVAKQQHKHKRRAASADMEMMKERFAKLLLGEDMSGSGKGVCTALAISNAITNLCATIFGQLWRLEPLPPEKKDMWRREMDWLLCVSDRIVELVPTWQSFPDGTKLEIMTSRPRSDLYINLPALRKLDHMLLEILDGFRDPEFWYVEQGIAALDCDGSASFRAASHRRDEKWWLPLPRVPPGGLRDKTRKQLQHKRDCANQILKAAMAINSNALAEMEVPESYLDSIPKNGRATLGDIIYRYITSDQFSPECLLDCLDLSTEYQALEIANRVEASVYAWRRRVAAKPVNGLGRTGSARSSWGMVRGMMIDTEKRVLLAERAEGLLICLKQRFPGLTQTSLDMSKIQYNKDVGKSIMESYSRVLESLASNVVTRIDDLLNIDELNRHAEHFSPPGDPDCKIACSQSVVPSFPVPASGTPFVTAYATPSFSPAQLSSPSRKERTSLTPGRRSLHSRSAGAKKALTDHVGTEVKGVMINSGTMIDVSTTTEL; encoded by the exons ATGGGGAgcgcggaggaggagaggaaggccGGGAGCGAGGCGGCGTTCACGGACTCCGCCGACGGGAGCAGCTCCAGCTCCGACGCCGCCTCCACTGACGAGGGGCCGCCcgtggcgccggcgccggcgacaaGGAAGGCGGGCTGCTGCGCCTCCGACACCGAGGTGGCCAAGCAGCAGCACAAGCACAAGCGCAGAGCAGCATCAG CAGATATGGAGATGATGAAGGAGAGGTTCGCGAAACTGCTGCTCGGCGAGGACATGTCCGGGAGCGGCAAGGGCGTCTGCACGGCGCTCGCCATCTCCAACGCCATTACCAACCTCTGCG CCACGATCTTCGGGCAGCTGTGGAGGTTGGAGCCGCTCCCGCCGGAGAAGAAGGACATGTGGCGGCGGGAGATGGACTGGCTGCTCTGCGTTAGCGACCGCATCGTCGAACTGGTCCCCACGTGGCAGTCATTCCCCGACGGAACCAAGCTCGAG ATCATGACAAGCAGACCACGGTCTGATTTATATATCAATCTGCCAGCGCTTCGGAAGCTAGATCATATGCTCCTT GAAATCCTGGACGGCTTCAGAGACCCAGAGTTCTGGTACGTCGAACAAGGTATTGCCGCACTGGATTGCGATGGCTCCGCCTCCTTCAGGGCGGCTTCCCACCGCCGTGATGAAAAATGGTGGCTGCCGTTGCCTCGCGTGCCTCCCGGGGGCCTTCGCGACAAAACAAGGAAGCAGCTGCAGCACAAACGTGATTGTGCAAATCAAATCCTGAAGGCTGCCATGGCCATCAATAGCAATGCTTTAGCTGAGATGGAGGTCCCTGAATCGTACCTCGACTCCATACCGAAG AATGGAAGGGCAACATTGGGTGACATCATATACCGCTACATAACGTCTGATCAGTTCTCCCCTGAGTGCCTCCTCGACTGCCTGGACCTGTCCACGGAGTACCAGGCCCTGGAAATTGCAAACCGTGTCGAGGCATCCGTCTACGCGTGGCGCCGGAGGGTTGCTGCCAAACCAGTCAACGGCTTGGGCCGTACCGGCAGTGCTAGATCATCTTGGGGCATGGTGAGGGGCATGATGATAGACACAGAGAAACGGGTGCTGCTTGCTGAACGAGCTGAGGGCCTACTAATCTGCTTGAAGCAAAGGTTTCCTGGACTGACACAGACAAGCTTGGACATGAGCAAAATTCAGTACAATAAG GATGTGGGCAAATCAATTATGGAGAGCTATTCAAGAGTTCTTGAGAGTTTGGCTTCAAACGTCGTCACTCGCATTGATGATCTGCTGAATATCGATGAGCTAAACAGACATGCTGAACATTTCTCACCACCAGGTGACCCAGACTGCAAGATTGCTTGCAGCCAGTCCGTGGTTCCATCCTTCCCAGTGCCTGCCTCAGGCACACCGTTCGTGACTGCGTATGCCACGCCTAGCTTCTCGCCGGCGCAACTGTCAAGCCCGTCAAGGAAAGAGAGAACGTCGCTGACTCCAGGCAGACGGTCACTACACAGCAGGAGTGCTGGCGCAAAGAAAGCCTTGACGGATCATGTTGGTACAGAAGTCAAGGGGGTGATGATCAACAGCGGTACGATGATCGACGTCTCGACGACTACAGAGTTGTAA
- the LOC133909153 gene encoding uncharacterized protein LOC133909153 codes for MELQARCFCFVLMLLIACLAGLETAHGAGECGRVPVDQVALKLAPCAAATQNPRAAVPASCCAQVRAIGRNPKCLCAVMLSDTAREAGVKPAVAMTIPKRCAIANRPVGYKCGPYTLP; via the exons ATGGAGCTTCAGGCGAGGTGCTTCTGCTTTGTTCTGATGCTCCTGATCGCCTGCCTTGCCGGGCTCGAAACGGCGCACGGCGCAGGGGAGTGCGGCCGCGTGCCCGTGGACCAGGTGGCGCTCAAGCTCGCCCCGTGCGCGGCGGCCACGCAGAACCCGCGCGCCGCTGTGCCGGCGAGCTGCTGCGCGCAGGTGCGTGCCATCGGCCGCAACCCCAAGTGCCTCTGCGCCGTCATGCTGTCCGACACCGCGCGGGAGGCCGGCGTCAAGCCCGCCGTGGCCATGACCATCCCCAAGCGCTGCGCCATCGCCAACCGCCCCGTCGGCTACAAATGCGGCC CATATACCCTGCCATGA
- the LOC133910161 gene encoding uncharacterized protein LOC133910161, which yields MKDWAPAIIASALFALLCPGGVLQMPGRQRPVDVLNMKTSLASMLVHAVIYGLLLILFLVILQPHLYI from the coding sequence ATGAAGGATTGGGCGCCGGCGATCATCGCGTCGGCTCTGTTCGCTCTCCTGTGCCCGGGCGGCGTCCTGCAGATGCCCGGCCGGCAGCGGCCGGTCGACGTCTTGAACATGAAGACCAGCTTGGCGTCCATGCTCGTCCATGCCGTCATCTATGGCCTGCTGCTCATACTCTTTCTCGTAATCTTGCAGCCTCATCTTTACATCTGA